A DNA window from Streptococcus sp. LPB0220 contains the following coding sequences:
- a CDS encoding ABC transporter permease, translated as MLLQQAIAYISRKRTRNLVLFLILLLILSCLYFCFSLMQVGGRLEEHIKQSAGTSFALTSKQGDRPFALKEAEKVQQIAGVGTMVPQYESPVRILGKEAVTGQQSVERDDLGQEAKQALGAVFTQKTDQHLDFRSSSFQLVQGKHLSDKARGQILIHQELAKKNKLKVGDSLTLSSFQMGETPAKEQTFKIVGIFSGKKQEKFTGMTSDLSENQVYLPYEDATKLLGLSQQEVTQVTFGVKDPEKIDALLKQVKSLDLDWQSLRVVEDRKAFDQMKESSQTLEGLVRIMMIVLLVTGAGALSLLLSLWTRERIHEIGVLLSIGKSKGRIFRQFLLEVVLVSLLAVIPAFLIGRMVSHRFLEQFVGQTGQQQTLDLLNQVPQGLSLGIAYASLLCLILLSLGVTTSMIWRKSPKEILTKMS; from the coding sequence ATGCTCTTACAACAGGCAATAGCCTATATTTCTCGAAAAAGAACGAGGAATCTGGTCCTCTTTCTGATTCTCCTCTTGATCCTCTCTTGCTTGTATTTCTGTTTTTCACTGATGCAAGTAGGAGGAAGACTGGAGGAACATATCAAGCAGTCGGCTGGGACCAGCTTTGCCCTGACCAGTAAGCAGGGGGATAGGCCCTTTGCTCTGAAGGAGGCTGAAAAGGTGCAGCAGATAGCTGGGGTAGGAACCATGGTTCCTCAATATGAAAGTCCCGTTCGCATTCTTGGTAAAGAAGCGGTGACTGGGCAGCAGTCGGTAGAGCGGGATGATTTGGGTCAGGAAGCCAAACAAGCGCTAGGTGCTGTCTTTACCCAGAAGACAGACCAGCACCTGGATTTCCGCAGTAGCAGTTTCCAACTGGTGCAAGGCAAACACTTATCCGACAAGGCTCGTGGCCAGATCTTGATCCACCAAGAGTTGGCTAAGAAGAACAAGCTTAAGGTCGGAGATTCCTTGACCTTATCCAGCTTTCAGATGGGAGAGACTCCTGCCAAAGAGCAAACCTTTAAAATCGTAGGGATCTTTTCAGGTAAGAAACAGGAAAAATTCACAGGAATGACCTCTGATTTGAGTGAAAACCAAGTCTACCTCCCTTATGAGGATGCGACTAAGCTCCTTGGTCTCAGTCAGCAAGAAGTGACGCAGGTCACCTTTGGCGTCAAAGATCCTGAGAAAATCGATGCCCTCTTGAAGCAAGTTAAAAGCTTGGATCTGGATTGGCAGTCTCTACGCGTGGTCGAAGATCGCAAGGCCTTTGACCAGATGAAGGAATCCTCTCAGACCCTAGAAGGCCTGGTGCGGATCATGATGATCGTCCTCCTGGTGACGGGAGCCGGTGCTCTATCGCTCTTACTCAGTCTCTGGACACGGGAGCGGATCCATGAAATCGGCGTCCTCTTATCCATTGGGAAGAGTAAGGGCCGGATCTTTAGACAGTTCCTCTTGGAGGTGGTGCTGGTATCCTTACTAGCGGTGATCCCAGCATTTCTCATCGGGCGGATGGTCAGCCATCGTTTCTTAGAGCAGTTTGTCGGACAGACCGGTCAACAGCAGACCCTAGACTTGCTCAACCAAGTCCCTCAAGGCCTTTCCTTAGGAATCGCCTATGCTAGCCTCTTGTGCTTGATCCTTTTGTCGCTCGGTGTAACTACCAGCATGATCTGGCGCAAGAGCCCAAAAGAAATATTAACAAAAATGAGTTAA
- a CDS encoding YesL family protein encodes MQKLFSLNGRLVKTLTRLTDIIILNTLFIVCCLPILTIGVSLTALATMWHRLLKGEDSDLVFHFFRLFRANFKQATVIWLTCLGLSVLLYLDYCLFSNTAFLSEYGIWILLPFIVLLCGGMTLIFPYIGLFEDPTRKVCLNSFLIALLNPIQTIFLVFFNLAVVYISLSSPERLLTAIYLFTFGGFALWSFLNVRLTDQIFSRIQEGEIFEK; translated from the coding sequence ATGCAAAAATTATTTTCATTGAATGGACGCTTGGTCAAGACCTTGACCCGGTTGACAGACATTATTATCTTGAACACCTTGTTTATCGTTTGCTGCCTTCCGATTCTCACGATCGGTGTATCGCTTACGGCTTTAGCAACCATGTGGCACCGCTTGTTGAAAGGGGAAGATTCGGATCTCGTCTTTCATTTTTTCCGTCTCTTTCGCGCCAATTTCAAGCAAGCGACAGTGATTTGGCTGACTTGTCTAGGACTATCAGTGCTACTTTATCTGGATTACTGTCTTTTTTCAAATACGGCCTTCTTAAGTGAGTATGGCATTTGGATCTTGCTTCCCTTTATCGTTCTTCTATGTGGAGGGATGACCTTGATCTTCCCTTATATCGGCCTCTTTGAAGATCCTACAAGAAAGGTCTGTCTGAATAGTTTCCTCATTGCTCTCTTAAATCCTATTCAAACCATCTTTCTTGTCTTCTTCAATCTAGCAGTAGTTTATATCAGTCTTAGTAGTCCTGAACGGTTACTGACAGCTATTTATCTCTTTACCTTTGGTGGTTTTGCTCTTTGGAGCTTCTTGAATGTCCGACTGACCGATCAGATCTTTTCAAGGATCCAAGAAGGAGAAATCTTTGAAAAATAA